In Lotus japonicus ecotype B-129 chromosome 5, LjGifu_v1.2, one genomic interval encodes:
- the LOC130720750 gene encoding uncharacterized protein LOC130720750: MSDERAVHPDCRNAGNPFHECSDYCFRVIAVAKLRMQQLQSEVAQASGGSSREQAVPDESYPDEGTHDDGPKPDENSDSDPDRPVAEEMEGGYENLSGRQKKWMELRAKMQEAKKRNQIEIAAEKKRMEGPTESRGVSKQKWLEDRKKKIGKLLDANGLDMTKAYMLDTQEAAEVKYKKWDKDPAPFGWDVFNQKTLYNAYKKRTKNVEVDIEEYNRMKEADPEFYRDASSLQYGKAPKISEDKIDRMVQELKDRDDKRKSFSRRRRFHEEKDIDSINDRNEHFNKKIERAFGKYTLEIKNNLERGTALPD, encoded by the exons ATGTCTGACGAACGAGCAGTGCATCCCGATTGCCGGAATGCCGGTAATCCTTTTCATGAATGCAGTGATTACTGCTTTAGAGTGATTGCTGTAGCCAAACTCAGGATGCAACAACTGCAATCAG AAGTTGCGCAAGCTAGTGGAGGAAGTAGCCGTGAGCAAGCCGTCCCTGATGAGTCGTATCCGGATGAGGGAACACATGATGACGGACCGAAACCTGATGAAAATTCTGATAGTGATCCTGACCGACCTGTTGCGGAGGAAATGGAGGGAGGTTATGAGAACCTTTCTGGCAGACAGAAAAAGTGGATGGAGTTGAGAGCCAAGATG CAAGAAGCGAAGAAACGTAATCAAATTGAAATAGCTGCTGAAAAAAAGAGGATGGAAGGTCCAACAGAGTCTAGGGGTGTTTCTAAACAGAAATGGCTCGAGGATAGGAAGAAGAAAATTGGAAAGCTTCTCGATGCAAATGGACTGGATATGACCAAGGCATATATGCTTGACACACAAGAGGCAGCAGAAGTCAAATACAAGAAATGGGATAAGGATCCTGCTCCATTCGGCTGGGACG TTTTTAATCAGAAGACTTTATACAATGCATACAAAAAGAGGACCAAGAATGTTGAGGTTGATATAGAAGAATACAATAGAATGAAAGAAGCTGATCCTGAGTTCTACCGTGATGCTTCAAGTCTCCAGTATGGAAAG GCACCAAAAATCTCAGAGGACAAGATTGACAGGATGGTACAAGAGCTAAAGGATAGGGATGACAAGCGCAAGTCATTTAGTAGGAGAAGACGATTTcatgaagagaaagatattGACTCGATCAATGACCGTAATGAGCATTTCAACAAGAAGATTGAGCGAGCCTTTGGTAAATACACACTGGAGATTAAAAATAATCTTGAGCGAGGAACTGCATTGCCTGACTGA